A part of Onthophagus taurus isolate NC chromosome 7, IU_Otau_3.0, whole genome shotgun sequence genomic DNA contains:
- the LOC111425107 gene encoding uncharacterized protein encodes MDLNKSLNEFCYYFTRYFEEQIRYWRHILEENPDLKKKSNSKPISFLASLSSAIPTVGKGIGSGITEGEKYINNLIDKDKAFSVSTIAYASNENKDLFRNKLIAGALEFFIHFEYQFTKVKCKNGGITRAMQKLGQDCSNRLFTYLLNEESGAELTSELIQKGILYGDSKRHKTKLLKLGRTIYVDENSKLTTSDFITNCGIRMKHDDVFTYYKTKTSIPVLGHRTCFHFETSLDNYEIESPKYFYNYILTELNTQELLKTIFSYISKKDPLEDIKEFAKFNYEEQVKLLEAASEERHRIREEILGDNATKHVEVKETIESSQITIINRIENVIAENTCLILSQTDKVLQKNEELSRDVADIKSKQDQLETNPIISVDLNKIKEQTTRLKENIEREGKKAEQEIRRFKDRIGKIRL; translated from the coding sequence ATggatttaaacaaatcattaaatgaattttgttattattttacaaGATATTTTGAGGAACAAATCAGGTATTGGAGGCACATTCTAGAAGAAAATCccgatttaaaaaagaaatcaaacaGTAAACCAATATCGTTCTTAGCAAGCTTATCATCGGCTATACCAACAGTGGGAAAAGGAATTGGAAGTGGAATAACCGAAGGAGAAAAGTACATAAACAACCTAATTGATAAAGATAAAGCGTTCTCTGTGAGTACAATAGCGTACGCAAGTAACGAAAATAaggatttatttagaaataagCTCATTGCGGGCGCTTTGGAATTTTTTATACACTTTGAATATCAATTCACAAAAGTTAAGTGTAAAAATGGTGGTATAACTCGGGCAATGCAAAAATTAGGACAAGATTGCTCCAACCGATTATTTACATATCTCTTAAACGAAGAATCTGGCGCTGAGTTAACATCTGAATTGATTCAAAAAGGTATCTTATACGGGGACTCCAAACGTCAcaaaacaaaacttcttaaattGGGCAGAACCATCTATGTAGATGAGAACTCAAAATTAACAACATcggattttattacaaactgCGGAATTAGAATGAAACATGATGATGTCTTCACttattataaaactaaaacgtcGATTCCAGTTCTAGGCCATAGAACATGttttcattttgaaacttcTTTAGATAACTACGAAATTGAAAGtcctaaatatttttataattacattttaacgGAATTAAACACACAAGAACTTTTAAAAACCATATTTTCATATATATCCAAAAAAGATCCGTTGGAAGACATCAAAGAATTCGCAAAGTTTAATTACGAAGAACAAGTGAAGTTATTGGAAGCTGCAAGCGAAGAAAGACATCGAATTCGCGAAGAAATACTCGGTGACAATGCAACGAAACACGTTGAAGTCAAAGAAACCATCGAATCTAGTCAAATAACGATTATTAATCGAATAGAAAATGTTATAGCTGAAAATACGTGCTTGATTTTATCTCAAACTGATAAAGTGTTGCAAAAAAATGAGGAACTGTCGAGAGATGTCGCCGATATTAAATCCAAACAAGACCAATTAGAAACGAATCCTATAATTTctgttgatttaaataaaattaaagaacaaaCGACGaggttaaaagaaaatattgaaagagAAGGAAAAAAAGCTGAGCAAGAAATTCGAAGGTTTAAAGATAGAATTGGAAAAATAaggctttaa